TATGCTTGGTTTGAGAAATTGCGCCATGAACTGCAGTTCGATCGAATTGCAGTAGCTCAGCATCTGAACGATCATATCGAAACGGTACTCCTGAACCTTTCACGTGGAACTGGTCTCCAAGGTCTCCAGGGTATTTTCCCTATCCGGGAACGCATCATTCGGCCGCTACTTTTTCTGAAGGCAAGCGAAATTGAACATTTTGTTAAGATGTATGGGATTGCCTATCGAGACGATCAATCCAACTTTTCAACAAAATATGCGCGTAATAAGATTAGGATTGATATCATCCCACATTTTAAAAAACTTCAGCCAGATTTTGAAACGGTTTTCGAGCAGAATATCAATCATTTTAAAGAGTCCTACCAGCTGCTGCAACAATTTGTGGAGCCTATTCGGAAAAAACTGTTTTACCCTATAGACGAGGGTTGGGGAGTTCGGAAAGAAGATCTGGAACCCTATATGGATAATTTACCTTTGCTCTATGAGTTGTTTTCGGCTTTTAATTTTTCAAAGGCGGTGCTAAGTGATCTCCAATATGCATGGGTGAGGGAATCGGGACGAATTTTCCAATCCGATTGTTACCATATGCTTTTGGATAGAAACGAACTTTTTATTCGGGAAAAGGAATTTATATCTCCCGATGAAGCTTTAATCACCTCCGAAACGTCGACTGTGGAGTGGAAACAATACTGTTTTCATGCCCATATTTCTACGGATATAGCTATTGTTAAATCGCGTGATGTCGCGAAGTTGGACTATGATTTATTGGTTTTTCCACTCACGATCCGATCATGGAAAGTTGGAGATTGCTTTTATCCTTTAGGTATGGAAGGACGTAAGAAGCTCAGTGATTTTTTTATCAATAAAAAGATCAGCTTATTCGAAAAGGAAAATATTCCGATCCTTGTCAATGGAAACGGAGATATCCTTTGGGTGGCCAATTATCGCATGGACAATCGTTATAAAATTACCGCCAATACAAAAAAAGTCCTTACTTTAGTTTGTGGAATTGATTAGCAGGAAAATGACTGATGCTAATCAGCGCGAAGGGTCTCTGTTTAGAGAAGCATGCCATATGGTTGATAGTTCATACGATGGGGCCTGGAGGTGATAAAATCTATAGCAGTAAAAACGAAGTTATTGAGGAGCTCAACTATTAGAAAACAATGGTGCGAGGCTCCACATGCATAGCTAAATCTTAAATAAATGAAACAAGGTGTACTCTATTCGGAAAATCAATATTTAGGTCGTGATCGGGTTTGGATAAGCGTGCGTTTGGTGCTCGTGCTTTTTTGCTTTACGGCATTTTATCTGAATTTGGATCACCTGATATCCAGTCAGTTGTTCTTTATTGTAGGAGTAGGCATTATCATCACGTCCATCGTCATGATGTATATGGTATTATTTCGTACGGAAGTATTTCAAGATCATGTTCTCATCAGTGGACTTTGGTCTACCCGGGTCGTCAAAATTGATCTTGCCTCTATTACTAAGATTGAAAAGGCACCTTATAGTACCTTCTTTTTCAATAATCCAGTTTACAATCTGCACACAAAAGGAAAGATCAAATTCTTTGCTGGTGGTAAAAATGCTGTTTTTTTAACGGATAAAGATGGTTTAACCTATGTGTTGGGAACACAGCGCCAGGAAGAGCTCTACCGAATTATTATGGAAGCAAAAGGGCGATTAGGAAAGTCTTAAAATTTGTTAATAAATTCTTATCTGACATTTTAAAGACAACAGTTTATCGAGTTATTGGTTAAATTTGAGAAAATAGCAACGAATTAACTATGGCATTTTTAAAATTTATACTTATTACATTCGCTGTTTACTTTGTAATAAGATTCTTATTTAGATTATTTTTACCATTTGCAATGCGTAAAGCGGCTGAGAAGTTGATGAAGAAAGCGCAGCAGCAGGGTGGAACATACGGTAGTCAAGGATCAGGCGGTACATTTTATTATGAATTTAATGGTCAGGGACAACAGGAAAGTAAAAAATCTCAGCCCGAAGGAAAGGTACATGTCGATTATATTCCACCGAAAGAAAGCCCTGACCGCAAAGGGACCGAAACCGCTGGTGAGTTTGTGGATTTTGAGGAAATAAAATAATTTTTAGCAATCCAAATAGCGTATCTTTGTGCTATGTGGCTGAAGCAACTTTCTGTTCTAAATTTCAAGAATTACTCGGAATCATCTTTGGAATTTCTTCCCGAGGTAAATGCGTTTACA
The Sphingobacterium multivorum genome window above contains:
- the tilS gene encoding tRNA lysidine(34) synthetase TilS, whose amino-acid sequence is MNVLERLMGYIEKEHLLMPHDKILLTVSGGKDSMLMAHLFTKAGYTVAIAHCNFQLRGTESEEDEALVRKFAVENSVPIYVKHFDTKAYAKEHQISIQMAARELRYAWFEKLRHELQFDRIAVAQHLNDHIETVLLNLSRGTGLQGLQGIFPIRERIIRPLLFLKASEIEHFVKMYGIAYRDDQSNFSTKYARNKIRIDIIPHFKKLQPDFETVFEQNINHFKESYQLLQQFVEPIRKKLFYPIDEGWGVRKEDLEPYMDNLPLLYELFSAFNFSKAVLSDLQYAWVRESGRIFQSDCYHMLLDRNELFIREKEFISPDEALITSETSTVEWKQYCFHAHISTDIAIVKSRDVAKLDYDLLVFPLTIRSWKVGDCFYPLGMEGRKKLSDFFINKKISLFEKENIPILVNGNGDILWVANYRMDNRYKITANTKKVLTLVCGID
- a CDS encoding DUF4834 family protein, with the translated sequence MAFLKFILITFAVYFVIRFLFRLFLPFAMRKAAEKLMKKAQQQGGTYGSQGSGGTFYYEFNGQGQQESKKSQPEGKVHVDYIPPKESPDRKGTETAGEFVDFEEIK